From Micromonospora echinospora, one genomic window encodes:
- a CDS encoding carbohydrate ABC transporter permease, translating to MTAIATPAAVRRRGGAGRQTVRLLVLVAILGVVLYPLFWMLGTSVKSQQEIVNNIGLLPEVFTPGNYRDGWTNFDVSFGRFFLNSAMVSLLSVVGNAVSCLLAAYAFARLRFKLRGVWFAVMIGTLLLPGHVLIVPQYILFRSMGMVGGDWPYLPLLVPQFLATEAFFVFLMVQFMRGIPRELDEAAKIDGASSFGIFRHVILPLSRPALVTTAIFSFIWTWNDFFRQLVFLSELQDYTVPVALTLFIDSTSQSAVGPMFAMSVLSLLPVFLFFVAFQRMLVEGINTSGLKG from the coding sequence GTGACGGCGATCGCAACCCCGGCGGCCGTCCGGCGGCGCGGTGGCGCCGGCCGGCAGACGGTACGCCTGCTCGTGCTGGTCGCGATCCTGGGCGTGGTGCTCTACCCGCTGTTCTGGATGCTCGGCACGTCGGTGAAGTCCCAGCAGGAGATCGTCAACAACATCGGCCTGCTGCCGGAGGTCTTCACCCCGGGCAACTACCGGGACGGGTGGACCAACTTCGACGTCAGCTTCGGTCGGTTCTTCCTGAACAGCGCCATGGTCAGCCTGCTGTCGGTGGTCGGCAACGCGGTCTCCTGCCTGCTGGCCGCGTACGCCTTCGCGCGGTTGCGGTTCAAGCTGCGGGGCGTCTGGTTCGCCGTGATGATCGGGACGCTGCTGCTCCCCGGTCACGTGCTGATCGTGCCGCAGTACATCCTCTTCCGGAGCATGGGCATGGTCGGCGGCGACTGGCCGTACCTGCCCCTGCTGGTGCCGCAGTTCCTGGCCACCGAGGCGTTCTTCGTATTCCTCATGGTGCAGTTCATGCGGGGCATCCCCCGCGAGCTGGACGAGGCTGCCAAGATCGACGGAGCCAGCTCCTTCGGCATCTTCCGGCACGTGATCCTGCCGCTGAGCCGACCGGCGCTGGTCACCACGGCGATCTTCTCGTTCATCTGGACCTGGAACGACTTCTTCCGGCAGTTGGTGTTCCTCTCCGAACTCCAGGACTACACCGTCCCGGTGGCGCTGACCCTGTTCATCGACTCCACCAGCCAGAGCGCGGTCGGGCCGATGTTCGCCATGTCGGTGCTCTCCCTGCTGCCGGTGTTCCTGTTCTTCGTCGCCTTCCAGCGGATGCTGGTCGAGGGCATCAACACCAGCGGTTTGAAGGGGTGA
- a CDS encoding Gfo/Idh/MocA family protein: MTRRPIGIILNGVTGRMGYRQHLVRSLLAIREQGGVPLDDGTTVWPEPVLVGRSETRLREIAERHGLADWTTDLSAALARDDVKIYFDAQVTQQREKAIRQAIDAGKHIYTEKPLAETSSGALELARAASAAGLRTGVVQDKLFLPGLRKLKRLIDGGFFGRILSVRGEFGYWVFEGDWQPAQRPSWNYRAEDGGGIVVDMFPHWQYVLEELFGEVKAVTTVIATHIPRRVDESGNSYPATADDAAYGIFELAGGIVAQLNSSWCVRVNRDELVEFQVDGTEGSAVAGLRGCKIQHRAVTPKPVWNPDLPVTEDFRSQWTEVPDNEEFDNGFKVQWEAFLRHVVAGEPFRWDFLAGARGVQMAELGLVSAREGRRVEVPELDR, encoded by the coding sequence ATGACCCGCAGGCCGATCGGCATCATCCTCAACGGCGTCACCGGCCGGATGGGGTACCGCCAGCACCTCGTCCGCTCCCTGCTCGCCATCCGTGAGCAGGGCGGCGTCCCGCTGGACGACGGCACCACCGTCTGGCCGGAGCCGGTGCTCGTGGGCCGGAGCGAGACCCGGCTCCGCGAGATCGCGGAGCGCCACGGTCTGGCCGACTGGACCACCGACCTGAGCGCGGCGCTGGCCCGCGACGACGTCAAGATCTACTTCGACGCGCAGGTGACCCAGCAGAGGGAGAAGGCGATCCGGCAGGCCATCGACGCCGGTAAGCATATCTACACCGAGAAGCCCCTCGCCGAGACCAGCTCCGGCGCGCTGGAGCTGGCCCGCGCCGCGAGCGCCGCCGGGCTGCGCACCGGAGTGGTCCAGGACAAGCTCTTCCTGCCCGGCCTGCGCAAACTCAAGCGGCTCATCGACGGCGGCTTCTTCGGCCGGATCCTGTCGGTACGCGGCGAGTTCGGCTACTGGGTCTTCGAGGGCGACTGGCAGCCCGCCCAGCGTCCCTCCTGGAACTACCGCGCCGAGGACGGCGGCGGCATCGTCGTCGACATGTTCCCGCACTGGCAGTACGTGCTGGAGGAGCTCTTCGGCGAGGTCAAGGCGGTCACCACGGTCATCGCCACGCACATCCCGCGCCGGGTCGACGAGTCCGGCAACTCCTACCCGGCCACCGCCGACGACGCCGCGTACGGCATCTTCGAACTGGCCGGCGGGATCGTCGCCCAGCTCAACTCCTCCTGGTGCGTCCGGGTCAACCGCGACGAGCTCGTCGAGTTCCAGGTCGACGGCACCGAGGGCAGCGCGGTCGCCGGGCTGCGGGGCTGCAAGATCCAGCACCGGGCGGTCACCCCGAAGCCGGTCTGGAACCCGGACCTGCCGGTGACCGAGGACTTCCGGTCCCAGTGGACCGAGGTGCCGGACAACGAGGAGTTCGACAACGGCTTCAAGGTGCAGTGGGAGGCGTTCCTGCGGCACGTCGTCGCCGGCGAGCCGTTCCGCTGGGACTTCCTCGCCGGGGCACGCGGGGTGCAGATGGCCGAGCTGGGCCTGGTCTCGGCCCGCGAGGGCCGCCGGGTCGAGGTGCCGGAGCTGGACCGATGA
- a CDS encoding sugar kinase: protein MTGGPPAPEVVTVGETMVVFSPDGPVPLDRAERVAVHVGGAESNVAMYLAALGHRVAWASRVGDDPFGRMVLRHVADAGVDVTGVTVDPDAPTGVYAKDPTPDGTRVHYYRAGSAASRLDPTLLDHPGVAGARLLHLSGITPVLSASCRALVEAALVARALPGATVSFDVNYRPRLWPVEQAAPVLRDLADHADVVFVGLDEAWTLWRTPDPAAVRRLLPGPSVVVVKDGAVGATALAREGRVSFVPALRVPVVEPVGAGDAFAAGYLSALRRDLDPVTTLRWGHLVAAHALRVPGDQAPLTARAHLDDLAGVPADRWPTVRLPEPRHERT, encoded by the coding sequence GTGACCGGCGGCCCACCGGCCCCGGAGGTGGTCACCGTCGGGGAGACCATGGTGGTGTTCAGCCCCGACGGGCCGGTCCCGCTGGACCGGGCCGAGCGGGTGGCGGTGCACGTCGGCGGCGCGGAGTCCAACGTCGCCATGTACCTCGCCGCGCTCGGTCACCGGGTCGCCTGGGCGAGCCGGGTCGGGGACGACCCGTTCGGCCGGATGGTGCTGCGGCACGTCGCCGACGCCGGGGTCGACGTCACCGGGGTCACCGTCGACCCGGACGCGCCGACCGGCGTCTACGCCAAGGACCCGACCCCCGACGGGACCCGCGTCCACTACTACCGGGCCGGCTCGGCGGCGTCCCGGCTTGATCCGACGCTGCTCGACCACCCCGGTGTCGCCGGTGCCCGGCTGCTGCACCTCAGCGGCATCACGCCGGTGCTCTCCGCGTCCTGCCGGGCGCTGGTCGAGGCGGCGCTGGTGGCACGGGCGCTGCCCGGTGCCACGGTCAGCTTCGACGTCAACTACCGGCCCCGCCTGTGGCCGGTCGAACAGGCCGCGCCGGTCCTGCGGGACCTCGCCGACCACGCCGACGTGGTCTTCGTGGGGCTGGACGAGGCGTGGACGCTGTGGCGTACCCCCGACCCGGCGGCGGTGCGCCGGCTCCTGCCCGGACCGTCCGTGGTGGTGGTCAAGGACGGGGCGGTGGGCGCGACCGCGTTGGCCCGCGAGGGCCGGGTGAGCTTCGTGCCGGCGCTGCGCGTCCCGGTGGTCGAGCCGGTCGGCGCGGGCGACGCGTTCGCCGCCGGCTACCTGTCCGCGCTGCGGCGTGACCTCGACCCGGTGACCACCCTGCGCTGGGGCCACCTGGTCGCCGCGCACGCCCTGCGGGTGCCCGGGGACCAGGCCCCGCTGACCGCGCGGGCGCACCTCGACGACCTGGCCGGCGTGCCGGCCGACCGCTGGCCGACGGTGCGCCTGCCCGAACCCCGCCACGAGAGGACATGA
- a CDS encoding bifunctional 4-hydroxy-2-oxoglutarate aldolase/2-dehydro-3-deoxy-phosphogluconate aldolase codes for MTMSPHDFAPVFGRARVMVILRDLPAEETVRLAGRAWDLGIDVVEVPVRTPDALPALRAAVKAGAERDRRVGAGTVYTVEQVREAADAGAAFTVAPGFDPAVVDAATGCGLPHLPGVATPTEAQRARDHGLRWLKAFPAASLGPQWFRAVAGPLPELSFVATGGIDAGNAGDFLAAGVRVVAVGSALADPAQIDRLAELARG; via the coding sequence ATGACCATGTCTCCGCACGACTTCGCCCCGGTCTTCGGCCGCGCGCGGGTGATGGTGATCCTGCGCGACCTGCCGGCGGAGGAGACCGTCCGGCTCGCCGGCCGGGCCTGGGACCTGGGCATCGACGTGGTGGAGGTGCCGGTGCGCACCCCGGACGCGCTGCCCGCCCTGCGGGCCGCGGTGAAGGCCGGCGCGGAGCGGGACCGCCGGGTGGGGGCGGGCACGGTCTACACCGTCGAGCAGGTACGCGAGGCCGCGGACGCCGGGGCGGCGTTCACCGTCGCGCCGGGTTTCGACCCGGCGGTGGTGGACGCCGCCACCGGGTGCGGCCTGCCACACCTGCCGGGGGTGGCCACCCCCACCGAGGCGCAGCGGGCCCGGGACCACGGGCTGCGGTGGCTCAAGGCGTTCCCCGCCGCCAGCCTCGGTCCGCAGTGGTTCCGCGCGGTCGCCGGGCCTCTGCCCGAACTGTCCTTCGTGGCCACGGGTGGGATCGACGCCGGCAACGCCGGTGACTTCCTCGCCGCCGGGGTACGGGTGGTGGCGGTCGGCTCCGCGTTGGCCGACCCGGCGCAGATCGACCGGCTCGCCGAACTGGCCCGTGGCTGA
- a CDS encoding dihydrodipicolinate synthase family protein — MTVEVRLPGGETYRLGGGAGFARPAGPPTSRIAYAAAHVVADPTAENVPGAPAALDWETTLAFRHHLWAHGFGVAEAMDTAQRGMGLDHAATRELIRRSAAEARSVGGRIVAGVNTDHLPPGSYPVAELTAAYRAQLEEVLTAGARPVLMCSRHLAAAATSADDYLTVYSELLAASDEPVVLHWLGDMFDPALHGYWGATDLDLAADTVVQLVKDHADKVDGIKVSLLDAGREIALRRRLPAGVRLYTGDDFHYPELIRGDEQGYSDALLGIFAAIAPAAGAALAALDAGDLDTYERIMAPTVPLARHLFGAPTWHYKTGIVFLAWLTGHQEHFTMVAGQQAGRSPAHLARLLVLADRAGLLPDAERAAARARAFFTVAGVAQ; from the coding sequence ATGACCGTCGAGGTGCGGCTGCCGGGCGGCGAGACGTACCGGCTCGGCGGCGGGGCCGGGTTCGCCCGCCCCGCCGGCCCACCGACCTCCCGGATCGCGTACGCCGCCGCGCACGTGGTCGCCGACCCCACCGCCGAGAACGTCCCCGGCGCCCCGGCCGCCCTGGACTGGGAGACCACCCTGGCCTTCCGCCACCACCTCTGGGCCCACGGCTTCGGGGTCGCCGAGGCGATGGACACCGCCCAGCGGGGCATGGGACTCGACCACGCGGCCACCCGCGAGCTGATCCGCCGCAGCGCCGCCGAGGCCCGGTCCGTCGGCGGGCGGATCGTCGCCGGGGTCAACACCGACCACCTCCCCCCGGGCAGCTACCCGGTGGCCGAGCTGACCGCCGCGTACCGCGCCCAGCTGGAGGAGGTGCTGACCGCGGGGGCCCGCCCGGTGCTGATGTGCAGCCGGCACCTCGCCGCGGCGGCGACCAGCGCCGACGACTACCTGACCGTCTACTCCGAACTGCTGGCGGCCAGCGACGAGCCGGTGGTGCTGCACTGGCTCGGCGACATGTTCGACCCCGCGCTTCACGGCTACTGGGGCGCCACCGACCTGGACCTGGCCGCCGACACCGTGGTCCAGCTCGTCAAGGACCACGCCGACAAGGTCGACGGCATCAAGGTCTCCCTGCTCGACGCCGGCCGCGAGATCGCCCTGCGTCGCCGGCTGCCCGCCGGGGTGCGCCTCTACACCGGCGACGACTTCCACTACCCGGAACTGATCCGGGGCGACGAGCAGGGGTACTCCGACGCCCTGCTGGGGATCTTCGCCGCCATCGCCCCGGCCGCCGGAGCGGCGCTGGCCGCCCTGGACGCCGGGGACCTCGACACGTACGAGCGGATCATGGCGCCGACCGTGCCGCTGGCCCGACACCTGTTCGGTGCCCCCACCTGGCACTACAAGACCGGGATCGTCTTCCTGGCCTGGCTCACCGGCCACCAGGAGCACTTCACCATGGTCGCCGGGCAGCAGGCCGGCCGGTCCCCGGCGCACCTGGCCCGGCTGCTCGTCCTCGCCGACCGTGCCGGACTGCTGCCCGACGCCGAACGGGCCGCCGCGCGGGCCCGGGCCTTCTTCACCGTCGCCGGAGTGGCCCAGTGA
- a CDS encoding LacI family DNA-binding transcriptional regulator yields MPATIRDVARASGVHISTVSRTFSAPHLVNPETRVRVLACAEELGYRPNRAARALITGRTHNIGLIIADIANPFFPPLIKAAESQARHRDYHVFVADTNEDPVAEEELVHALAKQVDGVLLCSPRMSNSLIEQLSREVPLVVINRQVAGLPCVMMDVGQGARAAIEHLLDLGHRKLALLSGPRGSWTSREIRRSAVAAARSGGAELTVLGPNPPTETGGAGLADQVRRNGVSAVLAYNDLMAIGLIEGLDAYGIRVPQDVSVVGIDDITLSRLTRPKLTTVATPTSAAGRTAVDMLLQHDTGVRARGVRSGTSDDRRTTAQVMLQTELVIRDSTAPATPDGRSRSGAVADPDPHCPAGPGHPVAATGGVVAS; encoded by the coding sequence GTGCCAGCCACCATCCGAGACGTCGCGCGGGCCTCCGGCGTGCACATCTCCACGGTTTCCCGCACGTTCTCGGCCCCGCACCTGGTCAATCCGGAGACCCGGGTCCGGGTCCTCGCCTGCGCCGAGGAACTCGGCTACCGGCCGAACCGGGCCGCCCGGGCCCTGATCACCGGACGGACGCACAACATCGGCCTGATCATCGCCGACATCGCCAACCCGTTCTTCCCGCCTCTGATCAAGGCGGCGGAGAGCCAGGCCCGACACCGCGACTACCACGTCTTCGTCGCCGACACGAACGAGGACCCGGTCGCCGAGGAGGAACTGGTCCACGCGCTGGCCAAGCAGGTGGACGGCGTCCTGCTCTGCAGCCCCCGGATGAGCAACAGCCTGATCGAACAGCTCAGCCGGGAGGTGCCGTTGGTGGTGATAAACCGCCAGGTCGCCGGCCTGCCCTGCGTGATGATGGACGTGGGTCAGGGCGCCCGGGCCGCGATCGAGCACCTGCTCGACCTCGGCCACCGGAAACTGGCCCTGCTCAGTGGCCCCCGTGGTTCCTGGACCAGCCGGGAGATCCGCCGGTCCGCCGTCGCGGCGGCCCGCAGCGGGGGCGCGGAGCTGACCGTGCTCGGCCCCAACCCGCCCACCGAGACCGGCGGCGCCGGACTGGCCGACCAGGTCCGCCGCAACGGGGTCTCGGCGGTGCTCGCCTACAACGACCTGATGGCGATCGGGCTCATCGAGGGCCTCGACGCGTACGGGATCCGGGTGCCGCAGGACGTCAGCGTCGTCGGGATCGACGACATCACGCTGAGCCGGCTCACCCGACCCAAGTTGACGACGGTGGCCACGCCTACCTCGGCCGCCGGCCGGACGGCCGTGGACATGCTCCTGCAACACGACACCGGCGTTCGCGCGCGCGGTGTCCGCAGCGGCACGTCCGACGACCGTCGCACCACCGCACAGGTAATGCTCCAGACCGAACTGGTCATCCGCGACTCGACCGCACCCGCAACCCCGGACGGTCGAAGCCGTTCCGGTGCCGTCGCCGACCCGGACCCGCACTGTCCTGCGGGCCCGGGTCACCCGGTGGCGGCCACCGGTGGCGTCGTCGCCTCCTAA
- a CDS encoding ABC transporter substrate-binding protein, giving the protein MHPATTPTAGPPPGPSHRTPRRRLLRGLLAAVVAAPLVLGAAACGDDEAPSSDPNAPVKLSIFWWGGEARAKLTEEALALYTKKHPNVTFEKTWQANQGYFDKLATLTAGGNPPDIFQIDDNYLSEYAGRNTTLDLTKYKDDGDLDVSKFPESLWQYGVVDGKLAGMAAGENTQGLVYNKTLLQKNGLPEPTTGQSWEEHIAWAEQVAKKTKLGTQDPSADYKAFWVWLRQQGKDLYNGSDLGFTVEDVTKWFELWKGARDRRATPTPDVIHEGNATDITKQLVVTGKAATSWVWVNQMPELKKNTKDELGVIAYPGDPSAQWARASMYWSVFRGSKHKDVAVDVLNFLANDPEAVKILGTDRGLPSNLDLRKQVSDAVSDPAMKQSIQVESDLAQKFGAAPQVPIKGHSKVRSELTKAAENAQYGRATPAEAAKQFVDACKSAIA; this is encoded by the coding sequence ATGCACCCCGCAACCACCCCCACCGCCGGCCCGCCCCCCGGGCCTTCCCACCGTACTCCCCGCCGTCGCCTGCTTCGCGGCCTGCTCGCGGCGGTCGTCGCCGCGCCGCTGGTGCTCGGTGCCGCAGCCTGCGGCGACGACGAGGCGCCCAGCTCCGACCCGAACGCCCCGGTCAAGCTCTCCATCTTCTGGTGGGGCGGCGAGGCCCGGGCGAAGCTGACCGAGGAGGCGCTGGCCCTCTACACCAAGAAGCACCCGAACGTCACGTTCGAGAAGACCTGGCAGGCCAACCAGGGCTACTTCGACAAGCTGGCCACCCTCACCGCGGGCGGCAACCCGCCGGACATCTTCCAGATCGACGACAACTACCTGTCGGAGTACGCCGGCCGTAACACCACCCTCGACCTGACGAAGTACAAGGACGACGGGGACCTCGACGTGTCGAAGTTCCCGGAGAGCCTCTGGCAGTACGGCGTGGTGGACGGCAAGCTGGCCGGCATGGCCGCCGGGGAGAACACCCAGGGCCTGGTCTACAACAAGACCCTCCTCCAGAAGAACGGCCTGCCCGAGCCGACCACCGGCCAGAGCTGGGAGGAGCACATCGCCTGGGCCGAGCAGGTCGCGAAGAAGACCAAGCTCGGCACGCAGGACCCGAGCGCCGACTACAAGGCGTTCTGGGTGTGGCTGCGCCAGCAGGGCAAGGACCTCTACAACGGCTCCGACCTCGGCTTCACCGTCGAGGACGTGACCAAGTGGTTCGAGCTGTGGAAGGGCGCCCGGGACCGCAGGGCGACCCCCACCCCGGACGTCATCCACGAGGGCAACGCCACCGACATCACCAAGCAGCTCGTGGTGACCGGCAAGGCGGCGACCTCCTGGGTCTGGGTCAACCAGATGCCGGAGCTGAAGAAGAACACCAAGGACGAACTCGGCGTGATCGCGTACCCGGGCGACCCGAGCGCCCAGTGGGCCCGCGCCTCGATGTACTGGTCGGTGTTCCGGGGCAGCAAGCACAAGGACGTCGCCGTCGACGTGCTCAACTTCCTCGCCAACGACCCGGAGGCGGTCAAGATCCTCGGCACCGACCGGGGACTGCCCTCCAACCTCGACCTGCGCAAGCAGGTCAGCGACGCGGTCTCCGACCCGGCCATGAAGCAGTCCATCCAGGTCGAGTCGGACCTCGCGCAGAAGTTCGGCGCGGCACCGCAGGTGCCGATCAAGGGGCACAGCAAGGTCCGGTCCGAGCTGACCAAGGCCGCGGAGAACGCCCAGTACGGGCGGGCCACCCCGGCCGAGGCGGCGAAGCAGTTCGTCGACGCCTGCAAGTCCGCCATCGCCTGA
- a CDS encoding carbohydrate ABC transporter permease, with the protein MALTTAPDPTRRGTGSVRPHANRRGAGGFRNSEGLAGYVFLSPWLIGLMAVTAIPMLLSLYLSFTNYDILTPWSEVEWVGFANYERMFTSDPSYWHAVQVTLKFALIAVPLKLAAALGVALLLNHAWRGVGLFRGLFYLPSLLGGSVALAIVWVNMFNRDGAFNSLLGLFGIEGKPWVNDPDWALETLMVLAIWQFGAPMVIFLAGLKQVPTELYEAASVDGANKWRQFRNVTLPMLSPVIFFNLVLETINGFQGFTAAFVLSNGTGGPVDSTLMYTLNLYIAGFTDLSMGYASAMAWVFLIAIAIITVVFFSTGRFWVHYSDGEDR; encoded by the coding sequence GTGGCCCTGACCACCGCGCCCGACCCGACCCGCCGCGGCACCGGATCCGTCCGGCCCCACGCCAACCGGCGCGGGGCCGGCGGATTCCGGAACAGCGAAGGTCTGGCGGGTTACGTCTTCCTGTCGCCCTGGCTCATCGGTCTGATGGCCGTCACGGCGATCCCCATGCTCCTGTCGCTCTATCTGAGCTTCACCAACTACGACATCCTGACCCCCTGGTCAGAGGTCGAGTGGGTGGGGTTCGCCAACTACGAGCGCATGTTCACCAGCGACCCGTCCTACTGGCACGCGGTCCAGGTGACCCTGAAGTTCGCCCTGATCGCGGTCCCGCTCAAGCTGGCCGCCGCGCTCGGGGTGGCCCTGCTGCTCAACCACGCCTGGCGCGGGGTCGGGCTGTTCCGGGGCCTGTTCTACCTGCCGTCGCTGCTCGGCGGCAGTGTCGCGCTCGCCATCGTCTGGGTGAACATGTTCAACCGGGACGGCGCGTTCAATTCGCTGCTCGGCCTGTTCGGCATCGAGGGCAAGCCCTGGGTCAACGACCCCGACTGGGCGCTGGAGACCCTGATGGTCCTGGCGATCTGGCAGTTCGGCGCGCCCATGGTGATCTTCCTGGCCGGCCTCAAGCAGGTCCCGACCGAGCTGTACGAGGCGGCCTCGGTCGACGGGGCCAACAAGTGGCGGCAGTTCCGCAACGTCACCCTGCCCATGCTCTCCCCGGTGATCTTCTTCAACCTGGTGCTGGAGACCATCAACGGCTTCCAGGGCTTCACCGCCGCGTTCGTGCTCAGCAACGGCACCGGCGGGCCGGTGGACTCGACCCTGATGTACACGCTCAACCTCTACATCGCCGGGTTCACCGACCTGAGCATGGGCTACGCCTCGGCGATGGCCTGGGTCTTCCTCATCGCCATCGCCATCATCACCGTGGTCTTCTTCAGCACCGGTCGGTTCTGGGTGCACTATTCGGACGGGGAGGACCGGTGA
- a CDS encoding LacI family DNA-binding transcriptional regulator, giving the protein MATLADVARRAGVSPATASRVINGSSKTVTEELRDRVLRAVADLRYVPNAHAQLLARPQRSVVGVIVHDVSDPYFAEITRGLQRVATACGKLLIICNSYRDPERELEYVDLLRGQQVAAMILAGSGYHDPSFTTRLNEQLAAYEATGGRVAVIGRHEHAGDAVMPANENGAYLLARELLALGHRRIGVVAGPRLLTTTTDRLVGLRRALAEQDLSLPEEQIRYAEFDRDSGAEATASLLDAVPDVTAIVALNDSMAVGALSLLRVRGVAVPDQVSVTGFDDMPIARDVTPTLTTVRLPLVEMGARAMTLALEPGKVGDRIEVLDAGVVLRDSTAPAPA; this is encoded by the coding sequence ATGGCGACGCTGGCCGACGTCGCCCGGCGGGCCGGGGTCTCCCCCGCGACCGCATCGCGGGTTATCAACGGCAGCAGCAAGACCGTCACCGAGGAGCTGCGCGACCGGGTGCTGCGGGCGGTCGCCGACCTCCGCTACGTCCCGAACGCCCACGCCCAGCTCCTGGCCCGTCCCCAGCGCAGCGTGGTCGGCGTCATCGTGCACGACGTCTCCGACCCGTACTTCGCCGAGATCACCCGGGGCCTGCAACGGGTCGCGACCGCCTGCGGCAAGCTGCTGATCATCTGCAACAGCTACCGCGACCCGGAACGGGAACTGGAGTACGTCGACCTGCTACGCGGTCAGCAGGTCGCGGCGATGATCCTGGCCGGCTCCGGCTACCACGATCCGAGCTTCACCACCCGCCTCAACGAGCAGCTCGCCGCGTACGAGGCGACCGGCGGCCGGGTCGCGGTGATCGGACGACACGAGCACGCCGGCGACGCGGTGATGCCGGCGAACGAGAACGGCGCCTACCTGCTCGCCCGGGAACTGCTCGCACTCGGTCACCGGCGGATCGGGGTGGTGGCCGGCCCCCGGCTGCTCACCACGACCACCGACCGGCTGGTCGGGTTGCGCCGCGCCCTCGCCGAACAGGATCTGTCCCTGCCCGAGGAGCAGATCCGCTACGCCGAGTTCGACCGGGACAGCGGAGCCGAGGCGACCGCCAGTCTCCTCGACGCGGTGCCCGACGTGACGGCGATCGTGGCGCTCAACGACTCCATGGCGGTCGGCGCGCTGTCGCTGCTGCGGGTCCGGGGCGTGGCCGTGCCCGACCAGGTCTCGGTCACCGGCTTCGACGACATGCCGATCGCCCGTGACGTCACGCCGACCCTGACCACCGTCCGGCTTCCGCTGGTCGAGATGGGCGCGCGGGCGATGACCCTGGCGCTGGAGCCGGGCAAGGTCGGCGACCGGATCGAGGTGCTCGACGCCGGGGTGGTCCTGCGCGACAGCACCGCGCCGGCACCCGCCTGA
- a CDS encoding PmoA family protein, with translation MTGTTRTPPGDHLSDPRRPTRPDVDPGNPDDPRLLVGEREVARYVLAPALDATHGPRPYLHPVRTLAGTAVTDALPADHVWHLGASLTVQDVNGTNLWGGRTYVRGTGYTWREDHGRIRHVDWALRDPDRLEHRLQWCDRDGGVLLTERRRLAARALDDGWVLGLDYTLTAPDDTDVTLGSPATNGRPGGAGYGGFFWRAVAATPPRVFTALAEGEERVNGSAEPWVALAGSTAEGAAYTLLFAGLADGDRWFVRSSMYPGVCAAFAFDTPRVIPAGASRSGRHRIAVLDGHLDREAATALAARLDRP, from the coding sequence GTGACCGGAACGACCAGAACGCCGCCCGGCGACCATCTGTCCGACCCGCGCCGGCCGACCCGGCCGGACGTCGACCCGGGGAACCCGGACGACCCCCGCCTGCTGGTGGGGGAGCGGGAGGTGGCCCGGTACGTCCTCGCCCCGGCCCTGGACGCCACCCACGGCCCCCGTCCCTACCTGCACCCGGTGCGGACCCTGGCCGGCACGGCGGTCACCGACGCGCTCCCCGCCGACCACGTCTGGCACCTCGGGGCCTCCCTGACCGTGCAGGACGTCAACGGCACCAACCTGTGGGGCGGGCGGACCTACGTCCGGGGCACCGGCTACACCTGGCGGGAGGACCACGGGCGGATCCGCCACGTCGACTGGGCGCTGCGGGACCCCGACCGGCTGGAGCACCGCCTGCAGTGGTGCGACCGCGACGGCGGGGTCCTGCTCACCGAGCGACGCCGGCTCGCCGCGCGGGCCCTCGACGACGGCTGGGTGCTGGGCCTCGACTACACCCTCACCGCTCCCGACGACACTGACGTCACCCTCGGTAGCCCGGCCACCAACGGTCGCCCCGGCGGGGCCGGCTACGGCGGGTTCTTCTGGCGGGCCGTCGCCGCCACCCCGCCCCGGGTCTTCACCGCGCTCGCCGAGGGGGAGGAACGGGTCAACGGCAGCGCCGAGCCCTGGGTCGCGCTGGCCGGCAGCACGGCGGAGGGCGCGGCGTACACCCTGCTCTTCGCCGGTCTCGCCGACGGCGACCGGTGGTTCGTCCGCAGCAGCATGTACCCGGGGGTGTGCGCGGCGTTCGCCTTCGACACGCCCCGGGTGATCCCGGCCGGCGCCTCCCGGTCGGGCCGGCACCGGATCGCGGTGCTCGACGGGCACCTCGACCGGGAGGCCGCGACCGCGCTGGCCGCCCGGCTGGACCGCCCGTGA